One Niabella beijingensis DNA window includes the following coding sequences:
- a CDS encoding EamA family transporter produces the protein MTQKKAPSVLLVVLAFAAVYLIWGSTYFFIEKAVKFIPPMLLGGLRFVTAGVIMLAWVALKGEKVWNRSAILHSVCSGVLMLFVGNGAVIWAEQYLHSSFVAIFLASAPIWFLVFDKQNWSENFTNKFTLLGVSIGLLGVIALFYEKITGDNSKQGWIPLLAIFIGNIGWVAGSLYSKYKVKNISPSVNSAWQILSAGIIFFIVGFADGSITRVNWSGIPMEGWGALLYLIVFGSIIAYSAYVYLLSVRSATQVSSYAYVNPLVAVLLGVLLNNDQLTALQLSGLAIILCSVFFINLAKKEQAKKNARLNEQKEIAPVPVVEKEGVACEESRS, from the coding sequence ATGACACAGAAAAAAGCACCTTCCGTATTATTGGTGGTGCTGGCATTTGCCGCAGTATATCTTATCTGGGGATCTACGTATTTTTTTATAGAAAAGGCTGTGAAGTTTATACCTCCCATGCTGCTGGGCGGATTGCGTTTTGTAACCGCCGGCGTTATTATGCTGGCCTGGGTAGCTTTGAAAGGCGAAAAAGTATGGAACCGTTCTGCTATTTTACATTCCGTATGCAGCGGTGTATTGATGCTTTTTGTAGGCAACGGGGCTGTGATATGGGCGGAGCAATACCTGCACAGCTCTTTTGTGGCGATCTTCCTGGCTTCTGCACCCATCTGGTTCCTGGTATTTGATAAACAGAACTGGTCGGAAAATTTTACCAATAAGTTTACACTCCTTGGCGTATCGATCGGACTGCTGGGGGTGATCGCCCTGTTTTATGAAAAGATCACCGGGGATAACAGCAAACAGGGATGGATCCCGCTGCTGGCGATTTTTATCGGCAATATCGGATGGGTGGCTGGTTCCCTTTATTCAAAATATAAGGTCAAAAATATTTCGCCATCGGTGAACTCTGCCTGGCAGATACTGTCTGCCGGGATCATATTCTTTATTGTGGGGTTTGCAGACGGCAGTATAACAAGGGTGAACTGGTCCGGGATTCCCATGGAAGGCTGGGGCGCGCTGCTGTACCTGATCGTTTTCGGGTCCATCATTGCTTATAGTGCCTATGTATACCTGTTGAGCGTACGCAGCGCCACGCAGGTGAGCAGCTATGCTTATGTAAACCCCCTGGTGGCGGTGCTGCTGGGCGTTTTGCTGAACAACGATCAGCTGACAGCGCTGCAGTTAAGCGGTCTGGCAATTATTTTATGCAGTGTGTTTTTTATCAACCTAGCTAAAAAAGAGCAGGCTAAAAAAAATGCGCGTTTAAATGAACAGAAAGAAATCGCACCTGTGCCGGTTGTGGAAAAGGAAGGTGTAGCCTGTGAAGAAAGCCGCTCCTGA
- a CDS encoding HesB/IscA family protein: MENRVVEEAPVLLTDGAIKEIKKLMSAPDFEADQYLRLGVKGGGCSGLSYMLGFDKKESNDKMFEVAGIPCIINKAHEIYLAGMEVDWSEGLNNRGFTFSNPNASSTCGCGTSFAV, encoded by the coding sequence ATGGAAAACAGAGTAGTGGAAGAAGCACCGGTGCTGCTCACCGATGGTGCGATAAAGGAAATAAAAAAGCTGATGAGCGCCCCTGATTTTGAAGCAGATCAATACCTCCGGCTGGGGGTAAAGGGCGGCGGATGCTCGGGGCTGAGTTATATGCTTGGGTTTGACAAAAAAGAGTCCAACGACAAAATGTTTGAGGTGGCAGGTATTCCCTGTATCATCAATAAAGCACATGAGATATACCTGGCCGGTATGGAGGTTGACTGGTCGGAAGGATTGAACAACCGCGGATTTACTTTTTCTAATCCCAATGCTTCCAGCACCTGCGGGTGCGGAACCAGTTTTGCCGTCTAA
- a CDS encoding glutaminyl-peptide cyclotransferase codes for MTKRFLFSLPVIAAVVLASCNSNDTKTPATPVEPGTASTVKNIGISVINTYPHDPESFTQGLVIHKGQLYEGTGGADYAPEGRASELIKVNLQTGKAEKTLTLDKKYFGEGITILHDTVYQLTWREKVVFVYTLPDFKKVKEFPINTEGWGITTDGKELIVSDGTSNLYYYDPATFQLLRTQSVTADGDFLDSINELEFIDGFIYANQWNRPYIFKIDPSSGLAVGKIDLSPIWDRLKSRDAKNTENVPNGIAYDQDSKKIYITGKKWPELYEVQFGN; via the coding sequence ATGACAAAGCGTTTCCTTTTTTCCTTACCAGTGATCGCAGCTGTGGTGTTAGCATCCTGCAATAGCAATGATACGAAAACACCAGCGACGCCTGTGGAACCTGGTACTGCCAGTACGGTTAAGAACATCGGCATCTCCGTTATCAATACCTACCCGCACGACCCCGAATCCTTCACACAGGGTCTGGTGATCCATAAAGGCCAGCTTTATGAGGGAACCGGCGGTGCTGACTATGCGCCCGAGGGAAGGGCTTCCGAACTCATAAAAGTAAACCTGCAAACCGGCAAAGCAGAAAAGACCCTAACGCTGGACAAAAAATATTTTGGAGAAGGCATCACCATATTGCACGATACGGTATACCAGCTTACCTGGAGGGAAAAAGTGGTATTCGTCTATACCCTTCCCGACTTTAAGAAAGTAAAGGAATTTCCAATCAATACGGAAGGCTGGGGCATTACAACAGATGGCAAGGAACTGATCGTAAGCGATGGTACCAGCAACCTGTATTATTATGATCCGGCCACCTTCCAGCTGTTGCGCACCCAATCGGTAACGGCAGACGGCGACTTCCTGGACTCTATCAATGAGCTGGAATTTATTGATGGCTTTATCTATGCCAATCAATGGAACCGTCCTTATATTTTTAAAATCGACCCCTCAAGCGGTTTGGCTGTAGGAAAAATTGACCTGAGCCCCATCTGGGACCGCTTGAAGAGCAGGGATGCAAAGAATACCGAAAATGTTCCCAACGGTATTGCCTATGATCAGGATTCCAAAAAGATCTATATCACCGGGAAAAAATGGCCGGAGCTGTATGAGGTCCAGTTTGGGAATTAA
- a CDS encoding glutaminyl-peptide cyclotransferase, giving the protein MIRQLLSLLTTAVLFPLFFVSCTFTDKEENNTSPDSLTSDGIKKIDFSVIRTLPHDTTSFTQGLIVYKGRMYEGTGGNDSNIVSSKLSRLLELDINNGKILRSLDLDKKYFGEGITILNDTIYQLTWTGHTVFIYDMHFKKLKESTINTEGWGLTNNGKELILSDGTSNLYFYEPHTFRLLRTLPVMLNDDFLHSINELEFINGAIYANQWGQPYIFKIDPASGRVTGRIDVTPIWDRIKKIAPELNPRDDVPNGIAYDQDSKKIYITGKKWPELYEVRFGN; this is encoded by the coding sequence ATGATAAGACAGCTCCTTTCCTTGTTGACAACAGCGGTATTGTTTCCGCTATTTTTTGTTTCCTGTACCTTTACAGATAAAGAGGAAAACAACACATCTCCGGATTCTCTCACCTCTGATGGAATAAAAAAAATTGACTTTTCTGTCATTCGTACACTACCACATGATACAACTTCCTTTACCCAGGGACTTATCGTTTATAAAGGCCGGATGTATGAAGGCACCGGCGGCAATGATTCAAACATTGTCAGCAGTAAACTATCCAGACTACTGGAGCTCGATATAAATAATGGGAAGATCCTGAGATCCCTGGATCTCGATAAAAAATATTTTGGAGAAGGCATCACAATCTTAAACGATACAATCTATCAGCTTACATGGACCGGGCATACAGTTTTCATTTATGATATGCACTTCAAAAAACTTAAAGAATCAACGATCAATACTGAAGGCTGGGGACTGACCAACAACGGAAAAGAGCTTATCCTGAGTGACGGCACCAGTAATCTCTACTTCTATGAGCCACATACCTTCCGGCTGTTAAGAACCCTTCCGGTAATGTTAAACGACGATTTCCTTCATTCCATTAATGAGCTGGAATTTATTAATGGGGCAATATATGCCAACCAGTGGGGGCAACCTTATATTTTTAAAATTGATCCGGCCAGCGGACGGGTAACCGGAAGGATTGACGTCACTCCCATCTGGGACAGGATCAAAAAAATCGCTCCGGAGCTCAATCCACGGGATGATGTTCCCAACGGCATTGCCTATGATCAGGATTCCAAAAAGATCTATATCACCGGAAAAAAATGGCCGGAGCTGTATGAGGTCCGGTTTGGGAATTAA
- a CDS encoding phospho-sugar mutase, with protein MDNEIQQKVDQWLQGNYDQETKNEIAKLQQEDPKALADAFYQNLEFGTGGLRGIMGVGTNRMNKYTVGMATQGYANYLLQSFPGEEVRVAIAHDSRNNSRFFAETTAHVFAANGIKVFLFESLRPTPELSFAIRTLKCQGGVVCTASHNPKEYNGYKAYWNDGGQLVPPHDKNVIKEVEKIASVDDVKWSGGDANITIIGKEIDEQYIEMVKGLSVFPDVIEKQQDLKIVYTPIHGTGITLVPQVLDRFGFKNVHIVEEQQTPDGNFPTVAYPNPEETETMSIGLAKAKELDADILLGTDPDADRVGIGIKDNHGRWVLMNGNQTAVLAFNYLLEARKAKGIATPNDMIITTIVTTGMADAIAKGNGVHCYRVLTGFKWIAELIREKEGKENYIIGGEESFGLMIGDRIRDKDAVSAVALLCEMAAYEKNQGKTLFEKLVELYIKYGFYKEKLISITKKGMDGQQQIAAMMQDYREHLPKEINGLKVVRVLDYQSSQSTDPHTGAATEIRLPQSNVLQFELEDGSLVSARPSGTEPKIKFYFSVKEQLPDAAAFDAVDKQLDAKIDGIIAAMQLN; from the coding sequence ATGGATAATGAGATACAGCAGAAGGTTGATCAATGGTTGCAGGGCAATTATGATCAGGAGACAAAAAATGAGATAGCGAAGCTTCAGCAGGAAGATCCCAAAGCATTGGCGGACGCGTTTTACCAGAACCTGGAGTTTGGTACCGGTGGTCTCAGAGGGATTATGGGCGTGGGAACCAACCGCATGAATAAATATACGGTAGGCATGGCAACGCAGGGGTATGCAAATTATTTGCTGCAATCCTTCCCGGGGGAAGAAGTACGGGTGGCAATTGCCCACGACAGCCGTAACAACAGCCGCTTTTTTGCGGAAACCACCGCACATGTTTTTGCTGCCAATGGTATAAAAGTGTTTTTATTCGAATCATTACGGCCCACGCCGGAACTCTCGTTTGCCATCCGCACGCTGAAATGCCAGGGAGGGGTGGTTTGTACTGCTTCTCACAATCCGAAGGAATATAATGGTTATAAAGCCTACTGGAATGACGGCGGGCAGCTGGTGCCGCCGCATGATAAAAATGTGATAAAGGAAGTGGAAAAAATTGCGTCGGTGGATGATGTTAAATGGAGCGGAGGGGATGCCAATATCACGATCATCGGCAAAGAGATCGACGAGCAGTACATCGAAATGGTAAAAGGGCTGAGTGTGTTTCCGGATGTGATCGAAAAGCAGCAGGATCTTAAGATCGTGTACACGCCGATCCATGGTACGGGCATTACACTGGTGCCACAGGTGCTGGACCGTTTCGGGTTTAAGAATGTGCATATCGTGGAAGAACAGCAAACACCCGACGGGAATTTTCCTACAGTGGCGTACCCCAATCCGGAGGAAACAGAGACCATGAGCATTGGTCTTGCCAAAGCAAAGGAACTGGACGCCGATATCCTGCTGGGGACCGACCCTGATGCCGACCGGGTGGGTATTGGTATAAAAGACAATCATGGACGCTGGGTGCTGATGAATGGTAACCAGACCGCCGTACTGGCATTCAATTACCTGCTGGAAGCCCGTAAAGCAAAGGGGATCGCAACGCCCAACGATATGATCATTACAACGATCGTTACAACGGGCATGGCCGATGCTATTGCCAAAGGCAACGGGGTGCATTGTTACCGGGTGCTCACCGGCTTCAAATGGATCGCGGAACTGATACGGGAAAAAGAAGGGAAGGAAAACTACATCATAGGTGGCGAAGAAAGCTTTGGGTTGATGATCGGCGACCGTATCCGTGATAAGGATGCTGTGAGCGCTGTTGCATTGCTGTGTGAAATGGCGGCATATGAAAAAAATCAGGGGAAGACCTTATTTGAAAAATTGGTCGAGCTGTACATCAAATACGGATTCTATAAAGAGAAGCTCATTTCAATAACAAAAAAGGGGATGGACGGGCAGCAGCAGATCGCTGCGATGATGCAGGATTACCGGGAGCATCTGCCAAAAGAGATCAACGGCCTGAAAGTGGTGCGGGTACTGGATTATCAAAGCAGCCAGTCGACCGACCCGCATACCGGCGCCGCTACGGAGATCCGCCTGCCCCAATCAAATGTGCTGCAATTTGAACTGGAAGACGGCAGCCTGGTTTCGGCGCGACCCAGCGGTACGGAACCCAAGATCAAATTTTATTTCAGTGTGAAAGAGCAACTGCCGGATGCTGCGGCGTTCGATGCGGTGGATAAGCAACTGGATGCAAAGATCGACGGGATCATTGCCGCGATGCAGCTGAACTAA
- a CDS encoding Lrp/AsnC family transcriptional regulator yields the protein MQTIEINLDETDLAILRLLQEDARITNVALAGQLKMAPSAMLERVRKLEEKGVIKGYSAAIDPLVIDKDLLVFIFIKTKDSFADDKSARALASIPQVMEVHHIAGDDCYLIKARLSSPTELMELKRSRFSKIANIISMRTTIVLETVKESSHISID from the coding sequence ATGCAAACAATTGAAATCAACCTGGATGAAACAGACCTGGCCATTTTGCGGCTGCTGCAGGAAGATGCCCGTATCACCAATGTAGCGTTGGCGGGCCAATTGAAGATGGCGCCGTCTGCAATGCTGGAGCGGGTAAGAAAGCTAGAAGAAAAAGGGGTGATCAAAGGGTACAGCGCAGCGATTGATCCGCTGGTAATTGATAAGGACCTGCTGGTGTTTATTTTTATTAAAACCAAGGATAGTTTTGCGGATGATAAATCGGCCCGCGCGCTGGCTTCCATCCCCCAGGTGATGGAAGTGCATCATATTGCGGGGGATGATTGTTACCTTATCAAGGCAAGGCTATCGAGCCCCACAGAGCTGATGGAGCTGAAGCGGTCGCGTTTCAGTAAAATTGCGAATATCATTTCCATGCGCACCACCATCGTTCTGGAAACCGTAAAAGAATCTTCTCACATTTCAATCGACTGA
- a CDS encoding FMN-binding glutamate synthase family protein → MRRTFLVISVISLVVSFLLAWYISKNWYVVFGILLIFSFMGYYDMLQTRHTIRRIYPIFGRLRYVMEELRPKIYQYFIESDIDGRPINRIDRSTVYQRAKLDNDTMPFGTQLDVYAPGYEWICHSIAPKNFNTLDHNPRVVFGNKDCRQPYNGSILNISAMSYGSLSSNAVEAMNGGAKIGNFAHNTGEGGLSDYHLKQGGDVIWQIGTGYFGCRDEQGNFSPSLFAEKAGIPAVKMIEIKISQGAKPGHGGILPAAKNTPEIARIRHVTPGTTVESPPYHTAFSTPRELVSFIKQLRDLSGGKPIGFKLCIGHKSEFIAVCKAMISQDTYPDFITVDGGEGGTGAAPQEFSNYVGAPLLDGLAFVDDILKGMNIRHHIKIIASGKITTGFHIARAAALGADACNCARAMMLAVGCIQALQCNTNRCPTGVATQDPKLTRGLVVEDKKLRVANYHKYTVKTFVELMGAAGLGNMKDISRSHIYRRISLTSMFTYEEIFPSIRQGALVNGAVPEKHKADFAFADETHWGWPNLGSWSEEGNKEKIAAS, encoded by the coding sequence ATGAGGCGAACATTCCTGGTCATTTCGGTCATTTCCCTGGTAGTTTCCTTTCTTTTGGCGTGGTATATCAGCAAGAACTGGTACGTTGTTTTTGGGATACTGCTTATATTTTCTTTTATGGGATATTACGATATGCTGCAAACCCGGCATACCATCCGCAGGATCTACCCTATTTTCGGACGGCTGCGTTATGTAATGGAAGAATTGCGTCCCAAGATCTACCAGTATTTTATTGAATCGGATATAGACGGTCGTCCGATCAACCGCATCGACCGGTCTACCGTGTACCAGCGGGCCAAACTGGACAATGATACCATGCCCTTCGGAACCCAGCTGGATGTGTATGCCCCGGGGTATGAATGGATCTGTCATTCCATTGCGCCAAAGAACTTTAACACGCTGGACCATAACCCCCGTGTTGTTTTCGGCAACAAGGATTGCCGGCAACCCTATAACGGCAGCATCCTGAATATATCTGCCATGAGCTACGGATCACTGAGCTCCAACGCCGTTGAAGCCATGAACGGTGGCGCCAAAATCGGCAACTTTGCCCACAATACCGGAGAAGGAGGCCTGAGCGACTACCATCTCAAACAGGGTGGTGATGTTATCTGGCAGATCGGAACCGGCTATTTCGGATGCCGGGATGAACAGGGTAATTTTTCGCCCTCCCTTTTCGCTGAAAAAGCAGGCATACCTGCTGTAAAAATGATCGAGATCAAAATTTCACAGGGTGCAAAACCAGGTCACGGCGGTATCCTTCCTGCAGCCAAAAACACGCCGGAGATCGCTCGTATCCGCCATGTAACACCCGGCACCACGGTAGAATCGCCCCCTTATCATACCGCATTCAGTACACCACGCGAACTGGTATCTTTTATCAAACAGCTGAGGGATCTGTCGGGAGGGAAGCCCATCGGGTTTAAGCTTTGCATCGGTCATAAAAGTGAATTCATTGCTGTTTGCAAGGCCATGATCAGCCAGGACACCTACCCTGATTTTATCACTGTAGATGGCGGCGAAGGCGGCACCGGTGCAGCACCGCAGGAATTTTCCAATTATGTGGGGGCTCCTCTGCTGGATGGCCTTGCCTTTGTTGATGATATTTTGAAAGGAATGAATATCCGTCATCATATTAAGATCATTGCCTCGGGAAAGATCACCACCGGTTTTCATATTGCCCGGGCAGCTGCACTGGGGGCGGATGCCTGCAACTGTGCCCGCGCCATGATGCTGGCTGTTGGCTGCATACAGGCATTACAATGCAATACCAACCGCTGTCCTACCGGCGTGGCCACACAGGATCCCAAATTAACCCGGGGGCTCGTTGTAGAGGATAAAAAACTGCGGGTTGCCAATTACCATAAATACACCGTAAAAACTTTTGTGGAACTGATGGGCGCTGCCGGGCTTGGCAATATGAAGGATATTTCCCGCTCGCATATTTACCGCAGGATCAGTTTGACTTCCATGTTTACTTATGAAGAGATCTTTCCTTCCATCCGTCAGGGGGCACTTGTAAACGGAGCGGTTCCCGAAAAACATAAGGCAGATTTCGCATTTGCCGATGAAACACATTGGGGCTGGCCCAACCTGGGCAGCTGGAGCGAGGAAGGAAATAAAGAAAAAATTGCTGCATCGTAG
- a CDS encoding class I SAM-dependent methyltransferase, which yields MSQVHYTACPVCGGTQIRPVFSAKDYTVSGELFPIVECGSCTLRFTQDVPDQDAIGPYYKSEDYISHSNTSKGLVSRMYQKVRSRTMQQKAALVEKYTHLQKGHLLDLGCGTGTFLNTMQGRGWKVTGLEPDADARRMAAQLYQLEVSPSHELFRLEKAQFDAVTLWHVLEHVHELNDYINRLKEILKPGGVLFIAVPNYTSRDAATYQQYWAAYDVPRHLYHFSPRAMQVLMERHGFRIEKLLPMWYDSFYVSLLSSKYKSGSTRFVGAGLHGLASNINAAGNTKECSSVIYVIKKKP from the coding sequence ATGTCCCAGGTTCATTACACCGCCTGCCCGGTTTGCGGAGGAACGCAGATCCGGCCGGTTTTTTCAGCAAAAGATTATACGGTAAGCGGGGAATTGTTCCCGATAGTAGAATGCGGATCCTGTACACTTCGTTTTACCCAGGATGTGCCGGACCAGGATGCGATCGGGCCCTATTACAAGTCGGAAGATTATATCTCGCACTCCAATACCAGCAAAGGCCTGGTAAGCCGTATGTACCAGAAAGTGCGCAGCCGTACGATGCAGCAAAAAGCAGCATTGGTGGAAAAGTATACGCATCTGCAAAAAGGGCATCTGCTTGATCTGGGTTGCGGTACCGGTACTTTTTTAAATACCATGCAGGGCAGGGGATGGAAGGTTACCGGCCTGGAGCCGGATGCTGATGCCCGCCGGATGGCAGCACAGCTTTACCAGCTGGAGGTAAGTCCTTCGCACGAGTTGTTCCGGCTGGAGAAAGCACAGTTTGACGCAGTGACGCTATGGCATGTACTGGAGCATGTACATGAATTGAACGATTATATCAACCGGCTTAAAGAAATACTGAAACCCGGTGGGGTATTGTTTATTGCCGTACCGAATTACACCAGCCGCGATGCCGCAACCTATCAGCAATACTGGGCGGCCTATGATGTGCCCCGCCACCTGTACCATTTTTCTCCCCGGGCGATGCAGGTGTTGATGGAGCGACACGGGTTCCGGATCGAAAAACTGCTGCCGATGTGGTATGACAGCTTTTATGTGAGTTTGCTCAGCAGCAAATATAAAAGCGGAAGTACCCGGTTTGTTGGCGCAGGACTACATGGACTTGCATCCAATATTAATGCGGCGGGAAATACAAAGGAATGCAGCTCGGTGATCTATGTAATTAAAAAGAAGCCTTAA
- a CDS encoding cytochrome c maturation protein CcmE, which yields MKKIHIILLVLVAAAIAVLVSFLQTTTTYDTVETAKSKPGKFVHLMAKWDKSAPLEYDAVKNPNYLAFTAVDSLGQKINVIYHNPKPENFELSERLVMKGKYNGTVFECQSIQTKCPSKYKDQDPSKHVPQEDRKTTYNNIRPAAIADKQ from the coding sequence ATGAAAAAAATTCATATTATTCTTTTAGTATTGGTTGCAGCCGCCATCGCAGTGCTGGTGAGTTTTTTACAGACGACCACCACGTATGATACGGTGGAAACGGCCAAATCCAAACCGGGCAAATTCGTTCATTTAATGGCCAAATGGGATAAAAGCGCGCCATTGGAATATGATGCGGTAAAAAACCCCAATTATCTTGCATTTACGGCGGTTGACAGCCTGGGGCAGAAAATAAATGTGATCTATCACAACCCAAAACCCGAAAACTTTGAATTGAGTGAGCGCCTGGTAATGAAAGGCAAGTATAACGGTACCGTGTTTGAATGCCAGAGTATACAAACCAAATGTCCCAGTAAATACAAGGATCAGGACCCTTCCAAACATGTTCCCCAGGAAGACAGGAAGACCACATACAATAATATCCGGCCTGCCGCAATAGCGGATAAACAATAG